From one Chanodichthys erythropterus isolate Z2021 chromosome 3, ASM2448905v1, whole genome shotgun sequence genomic stretch:
- the LOC137015531 gene encoding zinc finger protein 235-like, with protein MSDPEPCRMKHTEDTEEKRELMEVKEESEELSEVEEKHHDKPGEKPLSCSKTEKIFLKKRRAEKSTTCTQCGKSFSTKQNLERHMRVHTGEKPFTCDQCGKSFSYKQSIDAHIRVHTGEKPFTCHECGKTFLSASNLKRHLTVHMKEKPHSCSVCGKSFSLLYSLQEHQKTHTAVREYMCFQCEKTFTTANRLKLHQRIHTGEKPYKCSHCDKRFSRSEHLKAHERIHTGEKPYKCSHCDKRFNQSSNLKTHEMIHNGEKPYKCSYCDNRFNQSSNLKTHEKIHTGEKPFTCDQCGKTFVGSSDLKRHLTVHMKEKPHSCSVCGKSFSLLCSLQEHQKTHTAVREYMCFECEKMFTTSNRLKLHKRIHTGEKPYKCSHCDKRFSQSSSLKTHEMIHSR; from the exons atgagtgatccagaaccctgcagaatgaaacacactgaagatactgaagaaaaaagag agctgatggaagtgaaggaggagagtgaagaactgagtgaagtggaggagaaacatcatgacaaacctggagaaaaacctttgagttGCTCAAAGACtgaaaagatatttttaaagaaaagaagagctgagaaatctacaacctgcactcagtgtggaaagagtttctcaacaaaacaaaatcttgagcgtcacatgagagttcatacaggagagaagccgttcacatgtgatcagtgtggaaagagcttctCATACAAACAAAGTATTGATGCTCACAtaagagttcatactggagagaagccgttcacatgtcaTGAATGCGGCAAAACATTTCTCAGTGCATCAAACCTGAAGAGACACTTGACAGTTCATATgaaggagaagccacattcatgttctgtgtgtggaaagagtttttcactgctgtatagtttacaagaacatcagaaaacacacactgctgtgagagagtacatgtgctttcagtgtgagaagacttttactaCAGCAAACCGTTTAAAACtgcaccagagaattcacactggagaaaaaccttacaagtgttcacactgtgacaagagattcagtcggtCAGAACATCTGAAagcacatgagaggatccacactggagaaaaaccttacaaatgttcacactgtgacaagagattcaatcagtcatcaaatctgaaaacacatgagatgatccacaatggagaaaaaccttacaagtgttcatacTGTGACAACAGATTCAATCAGTCAtcaaatctgaaaacacatgagaagatccacactggagagaagccattcacatgtgatcaatgtggcaAAACATTTGTTGGGTCATCAGACCTGAAGAGACACCTGACAGTTCATATgaaggagaagccacattcatgttctgtgtgtggaaagagtttttcactgctgtgtagtttacaagaacatcagaaaacacacactgctgtgagagagtacatgtgctttgagtgtgagaagatgTTTACTACATCAAACCGTTTAAAACTGCACAagaggattcacactggagaaaaaccttacaagtgttcacactgtgacaagagatttagtcagtcatcatctctgaaaacacatgagatgatccacagcaga